One genomic segment of Gossypium arboreum isolate Shixiya-1 chromosome 3, ASM2569848v2, whole genome shotgun sequence includes these proteins:
- the LOC108474739 gene encoding uncharacterized protein LOC108474739, which produces MPSLQTALPPELANNVIRLYRECLRRAKYIGHKQHNTALVVDMVRQQFKKHMHETDPEKIQKLKDDAARGLINHILYESEKLSGRKFSNSS; this is translated from the exons atgccGTCTTTACAAACAGCGCTGCCCCCTGAGCTTGCTAACAACGTTATCAGA CTTTACCGGGAGTGTCTTCGAAGAGCTAAATATATAGGCCATAAG CAACATAATACAGCATTGGTTGTTGATATGGTGAGACAGCAGTTCAAAAAGCATATGCATGAGACGGATCCAGAGAAGATTCAGAAGCTGAAGGATGA TGCTGCAAGGGGACTAATTAACCACATACTCTATGAGTCTGAGAAGCTATCTGGACGAAAATTCAGCAATAGCTCTTGA